ATTGATTACAAAAACAGAGAATTGCAACATAGGTAAACACATTTTTACAATatattatttcattatacaaaaacaaaattaaaaaacaaaaaaaacataaaagatACCAAGCAAGTCCTTAGTATAACTACAATACTATCacgttatttttaattttcttatttttgtatACTGAGCTTGAGTTCAAATATTAGATTTGGACTTATGTTAATCTTGATAAAGTATAATATAAAAGTGGACTCAGTTTTTTCTAAGTTCATACAAATCCAATCAGGCACTGAAATAGATgacattttgtatttatttagaAATCAAAAAAATGTAAATTGGGAAAACAAGAGATAGTATGTCATTTtcgtaattatttgaaaaataaaaataaaatctacaATTAAATAGACCCTTATTTTTTTAGTACTATATTTGGGAGTGCGTATTTCAAgtctttaattttttatatttgtacaaaatcaattattcaaatttacacaaattcagCTTTAAGGTCCAAAAATCTAGGCTTCCAAATATTAGGTAAGAGCATTTTGAATTTCACTAATTTGTATTTATTCCTACTTTGAAATTAGTAAATATAAATTCATTGAACAAAAAAATTGAGGGCtcatttagttttgaaaaaaaactttcattttgCATATTAGTTTTCCAACAAGTTACAGAAGAAAAATagttagtttttcatttttacaacagTTGTGcgatataaataaataacaataagcCTTTTAGACAATATTtgcttttgaaataattttatattattttttttttaattttttttaatcatgagATCATGGAACTTTGTTGCCTTAACTAAAATGACtaacattttttattattaatgatTAGGAACATTCATATATGTCAAAAACAATGGAAAATTAAGGAAGAATAATTTTTGTTATGataaaaaattcatttatttCGATCATTTTGAcggaagaaaaaaagaaaatgggATCACCTAAAAATATGCTATCTTTAGtcaaaagaaatgaaaattattCGTTCCTTATCACCTTACCTTAGGatacaatttatttttattcCAATATATTAGAAAACTACTAAAATGACACTCCAAATAAACAAAGTTGTAATTTGCACCTTAAATATGTGATGTAGGTGTGGCATGCTCGAATATAAATCGGTGGCTCCCAAGTTTAAGAATTATATTAATATGAATTTCAAgccttatataaatatatttgaataGCATTGAGTGATTAAGTGGATAAATTGTAACGTCCCAAAAAGTTTAagaattatattaatatatttgatGGCTAGAGTttctatgtaataataataataataataatcactgATACCACATCTGTAACAATCCGAACCCAAAATGGGGCTCCTGGGTGTATCCTTTCCATAACATAATTTATAAACAATCAACAACGAGCTGAAGCAAAATAAACCTCCCAAAAtcatacataccagagtactatctCATAACCATTACGATAAAATTTCCTAAAACAATACTATAACCCAAAAGTTAccaaaaacatatatacacaacTCCATACTAGCACTTACACTAACTATATTATCTGCACTCCGCCCCAAAGCTCCTAGGCTTGATTTCCTGGCGGTCCTGAAaagttgatatatttattggggtgagacacttctcagtaatacaaaatagattattatcattgtgtgattaacatgagttttagtataatCAAAACACATTTATTAATTCAACTTTAACCAAAAAttactttataaaaaaaaaccgtactcacacctatacagttaaaaatatatatttcttttcagAACATAATTTGACTCAATAGCCCTGTTACATAAATCCATATATATGCGTAAAAACACCCCTCCTGAATGGACTGACATCATGTATAACACCTATGATCGGGTTGCGCAGTTTGGACTTAGCCTTAACTGGCCTACCACCAATGCTAAGTCAAATTAACGCATCTGCAAGTACGATTTGCCTCCCTATCCTAGTTCAAAAATGGGTGGGCACTCTACTCTTCTCATGCCAAATCAACTATCCATATACCAATACTCTCATAACAGTGTGATTGTACTAATTCATTCACTAGTCATGGTACCGAGCTTTCCATATAACTAGTCCTTCGGGGTGTTTAAACCATGTATTGCAATTTCATAATAAAACTGATAGCATCATCATAATTCTCaacatataattcataataatcTTTCCAAAAATTTTCAACCCGCAACATGATCGGTATTAAACCGTCAAATTCGCAACTTGGTATCAAACagtcatatccatagctcgataTTAAACCGTCATTTTCATAATTCCacattattctcaatattttcaaaaattagtatAATACCACAACTCTTGCCTTATAATACCATAAAAGTTTCAACAAgtttaattatacaataaaaataaataaatcattctcatgtcatacaatttatataataattataatttcataaagtaCCATATAAATTTTCACAAATGTATAttcagtaaatttaaataaaaatgcgggtatgatcaatttcacctatttaatttacttttattatattttagaaaacccaatataattaaatttatgcagtttgatttaatttaaaaatattctaaaaattttgatataataaaatccctacagtttaatttaattttaaaatattccaaaaaatatgatataatcaaattcatacagtttaatttaacttaaacatatttttaaaataagatcTGAACacaaatataattaatttcacataccaAATTTAAATCGGgtatattttaattaacataaatctaattaaattcacgtactcaaatttaatcgggaatattttaaaatgaaccTGACATGATCTATTCCCCTTCTTAGCattagagtggtgcctatgacatCCAAACGACGAAATCACTCCGGTTAAAACGTTTTGTAGTGGAGCTAGGACCTGAAAATGATGTTCGTTTTTCGATTTTTTCGGAAAATGGagagaaattttagagagagagtttgaggagagagagagatggttcACATGGCCTTTAGAGGGGTCTTTAATTCCAATTCCTAATTGGAATCctcaggatatatatatatatatatatataattattattattttatattagattatattaatacattaatatattatattatttaatcaataattatttattaattatttattttgtttactTTTATGACCACcacataaataattaaacataaaattgcattttttattttaagtttcTTTTTTTCAAAGTTGACTCCAGTTAGGTCTTCAATATTCGTTGATGTGGAGTTTTGTGTGatttttttattcataaatatatgATCTAGTAGAAATGATTGAAATCGACTTTCTATTATATGCAATTGATTCAAATCCAACATTCAAAATGCACAATTCATTATTTGGAAGTACAAAGCATGCCTCTTTATGTTATAACATATAAACTTTTAAATtgttaaagaaaattttgatatgattcaattttatgttaattttggtcAAAGAAACCAATTAAGATTTTGGCCCTTCAATGTTGGACTGGTATTCCTAGCAAGGGAATGCCTATAGGAAAActcaaataatatattttattactCTAAGTTTATGTAATTGTACAATTGCTTTTTTAATGAATATAACAAGGATTTACTGgtctaaaaaaatataaaatgaccTTTTGTGTGATCAAGGATTGCCTTATGTTCTATTTATGCTCTAATTGCTTAACattgaaatttgtattttttatatatgataattATAAATGCCTCTTGGATTTAATTTTTTCTCTACTTTTATCAGGCGAAAGACAAATTGGCtagaaaaattaattatttttaggcTAACATAATTGttaaatgaatatttttatttaccTATACCATTGGATATATAGTAATTTTCAAGTAAAATATGTGCGATACTTGATTTAATTCTTTTACAGTTCGAATGACTTCTACCTTAAATATGTTTTGCACTCAAGCATTTCACAAATATGGTTTAAGTAAGTTAGTGAATACAATTTTTGTTTATAGAATTTCGTGAATTCTATTGCGAATATGATCAAATCTCATGTGACATAATCATATTGTCAAATGATTTATCTCCAACAGGTGTGAAAGTTTACTTGTGCAAGAAATACACAACCAAAAGACTATAAAGTCAACGATGAACATGATTTATTGCATCCACGTCTTAAGATGTCTATTTAAGCACTATTGCAAAATTACGTTTAGTAAGCCCGTGAACAACATAAAGTTACTTTTGTTACACTTGCATTAGTTGCTACCGTCACTGGTCACGTGATGCCATGGTTACGTTCATATGAATTAACTCTTGACAGACCATTATTtatattaaatcaattaattCTGGTTGTATATTTTGCATGAACTATCCTAAAAGTATAAATTACTGTGTGTTTGTATGTGATTTCGTTAAGCCCATTTTTCAAAATGTTATTTACCTTCTCAAGATTCCAAAATCATTTACAAGGCAAACGAGAAATTGCATGGTTGTCTTTTCTCTCATAATGTAATTAtctttgaaaatgaaaactttcttaatattgattatatttaatatatattttttatattaataacTGTTGTTATAGTTTGAGTAAGTTAAATTGCTTAAGCTTGTTCTTTTATGCAttacttatttttcttttattgttgatGTATACTTTTTACATtaccttaaaaaaaataattttttttggttataATAGTAAATCAATTATCAAAACTATTAACGATTTTCATATGTATATTCTTATTCGAACAAAAATAACTTGACATGGACTTCGATCATAACATTTAACTGAAAATTTGAGTTTGTGAAATTACCCTCATTAAAAGTAACTAACAAATTACTCGTCCTTATTCGTATTCTTTCACAAACCAacataaattaatttaattttgttttaaaattaaataaaaaattaaagtatTTTTAATTGCacaatgaaaattatattttcctATATATAGACTATCAGTTAAGGAAGGGGGAATAATTTTTAAtcgccaattttttttttgtcctttcaAAAAGGGTATTTTGtttaagtttaaaattaaaataaaattatgaagcCCCTAAGGTATTAGCGCAGTGAAAAGCAAACATGCAATCCAGTAGGAGTGTCGAAGGTTCGACTAATGGTTGATGCACTCAGTTGTAGACTTCCAGTAGATGCAGTGTAGTTGTGTTATGGGGCAAGTGTCTTGAGATGGATCTTGGAAGGCGAATTGGCCGAATGTCTAACTCAATTGTGAATAAGTTGTGTCTGTTTCCGATTAATTCGGGTGGCAAAACAAGAGGAAGGCTGCTGCTTTGTGGGTTTGGTGTCGCACCGGAGGCTCTAAAGGACTCGTTGGTGGCAGGTGTTTTCacgtaaaataaaaaaaagtaaaaaaataaaattatgaaaattaataaataattatattgcAGCCTAATAACTAGgtctggcaaaacgggtcatgacCCGTTGGGTCACTCGGACTTGGTCCAGCTAAAACGAAAAGTCAACCCAATTATAAACGGATCAACCCATGACCCGCCCGTTTATAACCGGGTTAATCCGGGTTCGGGTTGGGTCACCCTATACCATTTAACCAAACCCTAATCTCTTACGCAGCTATGCTAAACTTCCCCATGCCACGCGGTTACGGCCACACCCCCACTACCCTCTGCCCAGGCTCCCAGCACTGCACGCCGCACCCCACTCCCCAGGCAGCCCAGCCCGCAGCACTGCAGCCGGAACTCTCAGCTCCACCAGCACCTTCCTCTCTTCCTTCGCGTAGAGGTCGCCTATCCGGACGGACCCGAACCCAGATCCTAGCGCTGTCGGCCGTTCGTTGCACGAGTATACCGCTAGGATCTCCGCCGGAGCAGAGCCGAGAGCGAATCCCAGTTGAAGGCAGAGGTCCTGCGCCACGACGCTCAGCAGCCCGCCCACGCATTTGGCGAACGCGTCCGGCTCCGGCGTCAAGCTTCCATGGCCGGTGCTATTTGTGTATGCTTTTCAATATCTCTAGCTTTTGGCTATAGCTCAGCAAACCAAGTAAGGTCTTTCTCTCCTCTTTGGACCCCTTTCTTATCGAAATGACGCGTAGCCTACTGGTAATTTAGATATCCGCTTCGATGTATTTGTATTTCCATGTGGGTTTCATCAACCAGGTTGGTTTATTGTAAGAAATTTATCAAACACTGCCAATTTATCCAATTTAAGCGATTTTCGGCGCTTGCCCAGCGGAACCCTAGCTCGTCTGATTCAAGCTCTGACGAACGAACTGTTTGTTGTGTCAGCAAGGACGATGGAGGCGATCATTTTTCTGAATTAGATACAGTTAGAATCGTTGAAATCTTGTATAACTTGAAAATGGAACCCTatcttgctttgtctttctttcgACAATTGAAAGAGCGCGGGTTCTGGCACAATGTTGGAACGTATGTAGCAATTATTAGAATACTATGTTATTGGGGTTTCGAGAGGAAGTTGGATTCTATACTGATGGAAGTTATTGGGATGAGAGAGGATCAGCTGGGTTTCAAAATTTCAGATTTGCTTGGAGCTCTTGCAGAGGAACTTGAGGGCGAGCAGTCAAACTTATTGGTTCGAGCATTTAGTGCATTGATAAAGGCTTATGTTAGTGTTGGTATGTTTGATGAGGCCATTGATGTGTTGTTTCAAACAAAAAAACGGAGGTTTGTTCCACATATTCTTTCATGTAATTTTCTTATTAATAGATTGGTTGAATGTGGCAAAGTGGATGTGGCTGTTGCCATTTATCAACAGCTGAGGCGACTGGGGTTGACCCCGAATGAATACACTTATGCTATTGTTATCAAAGCGCTTTGTAAGAAAGGAAGTTTGGAAGAAGCGGTTAATGTGTTTCAGGAAATTGAAGAGGCTGGGGTGACACCAAATGCCTTTGCTTACTCAGCATATATTGATGGTCTGTGTTCACATCAAAGGTCAGACTTAGGTTATGAGGTGCTGCAAGCTTGGAAAGGGGCAAATGTCCCAATTGATACTTATGCTTATTGTGCTGTGATTCGGGGGTTTTGTAATGAGATGAAGTTGAATGCAGCAGAGGCTGTCTTGCTTGATATGGACAAAGAAGGGATAGCCCCTGATGTATATTGCTATGCTGCCCTGATTCGTGGTTATTCCAAGAGTGGTAATTTGTTGCAAGCTCTGGCTCTTCACAGTGACATGGTGTCAAAGGGTATTAGGACTAATTGTGTCATTTTGAGTTCGATTCTTCAGTGTTTGTGTGATATGGGCATGGCTTCTGAAGCAGTAGATCAATTTAAAGAGTTCAAGGACTTGGGGGTTTTTGTTGATGAGGTTTGCTACAATATTGCAGTGAATGCTTTGTGCAAGCTTGGAAAAGTTGAAGAAGCCGCAGAATTGCTTAAAGATATGAAGGGAAAGCAGATGGTTCCTGATATCATGCACTACACTACTTTGATTAGCGGGTACTGTCTCCAAGGAAAGCTTGTCGATGCATTGAATATATTTTCGAAAATGGAAGAAATGGGTTTTAAGCCTGATATTGTTACTTATAATGTACTTGCTGCTGGATTTTGCAGAAATGGTCTTGCACAAAAGGCATTTGACCTTCTTGATCATATGGAGACACAAGGTTTGACACCCAACGTCGTTACCCACAACATGGTCATTGAAGGCTTGTGTATAGGAGGCAAGGTGAAGGAAgctgaaaaatatttatataatttggaAGATAAATGCTTGGATAATTATAGTGCCTTGATTAATGGGTACTGTGAAATGTACCACACGAGAGAAGCCTATGAACTTTTTGTTAGGCTGTCTAAGAAAGGAGTACTAGTGAGAAGAAATTCGTACTATAGACTGTTCAGTAACCTTTGTATGGATGCCGATAATGTCAGAGCTCTCATGTTGCTTGAGACATTGTTGGTTTTAGGTGTGGTCCCTAGCAAAAACATGTACAGCAAACTCATAGGTGCTTTATGTCAGACAGGCGATATGAGTAAGGCTCGTTCATTATTTAATTCCCTGATTGGGAGAGGGCAAACTCCGGATGTCTTTACATATACAATAATGATAAATGGGTATTGCAGAGCCAATTGCTTGTGGGATGCCTGTGATCTTTTCAATGACATGAAGGAGAGAGGGATTAAACCTGATGTTGTCACTTACACAGTTTTGCTAGATGGTCATACAAAATTAAATTTAGGAAGGGCTTGTTTCACTCTGGATGGTGGGGTAAGCAAGGAAGCAACAATGCATCCCTCTGCTTTTTGGGATGAAATGAGGGAGGCAGGAATACAACCTGATGTTATTTGTTATACTGTTTTGATTGATAGACATTGTAAGATGGATGGGATTCAGGATGCTGTTACCATCTTTCATGAAATGATTAATGCAGGGCTGGAGCCTGATACTGTGACATACACAGCTCTTATTTCTGGATACTGTAGAAAGGGAGATGTGGATAAGGCTGTAACTATTTTTAATGAGATGTCATCGAAGGGCATAATGCCAGATACTCGTACCATGTTGGCATTACACCAGGGTATTCTAAAGGCCAGGAAATTGAAGTTTCGGGAGTAGTCACTGTGTTGATTTTTGGTGGCTAGATGAACCCAAAATCTCTAAATTGCTCCAATCAATTGTATTGAGGTAATGCTGACTGCATTGTGTTACAAAGTGTTGCATAGATCCCATTTGAAATATTGATGCTGCTATAGGCATGAGGAAAGGGTAGCTCTGCAACAAGAACACTCAGGAATCTTATCTTAACAGGTATGGATGCATTGTgaactttatttctttcataaGTTGGACACtgtagattttgaatttttgcctTTTTACTGTACTTTGTCTATACAGCTtgcattaaatattattttcCTTAGGATTGGTTTCCTTTTATacattttgtattattattttcattgggATAAAAGGGAAGCTACCGTTGGATGTATATTTACTCATGGACTCATCAATTGCGTTGTCTCTCTTTCCAAAACTTAATTATTGTAAAGCTCAATAACAGACCATCATGTTTcacatttttctttaattaagCCATACTATTATACAATTATACGCATTTTTAAAGCTGGACTAAAATTTCCTTATATGTGTAACTTTGCATTAAATCTTCATTAATAGTTGAAGTAGGAATTTCTTATCATCTCAATAAAACATGTTCATGGGTTTGTGTTGTGTAAAACCCCCAAATATGGATAGCGGAATATGTGTGTATACATATGTGAAAGATCAAACATACAATGCAGCACTCTAATGATGAAAATACAGAATAATCCCCAACCACAGCAAATTAAATGAAAGTAAGAACAATCACAatgacacaaggaattacgtggttcggcaatgcctacattcaCGGGAGCAAATGGCaaagattcactatcttcttgtccaaattacaagagaaatacaagaaccctctcaaCTCTTACAACCATTATCTACCAACACTCTAAATATATCATATATgacatatatatagagttcccgaaggttttccctccaaacctcAGCCATATTAACGTTcccctttcaaaatttgaaatctgcgttGGGTGTCTTGAGCCAAACTGTTGACAGTTTTAGGCAGAATGTATTTTGCCTGAAATCTTGctccaaatcgtcaacggttagAGCCTTACCATTGATGGTTTCCCCTGCTGCTGCTTGATTCCCTTCATGCTTTCCACTCAGTATGTGAGCCACATTTCACAACAGTGTCGAAGTAATTTTTACATCTTAAAATATCTCAACATTGATAAGTGCCTCCCACATACATGGATGCTTATAGGGAATGCTCACATTTTTATAAATCCTAAAGGAGTATCAGTGAGACACAAGTTAcatgcaataatttttttttttaatgaatgcgataaataaaaaatatgctcAACCATGTTCTCAACTCGTGCAAATCCTCATTTAGCAATTAAAAGTCAAGAAATGAGGAAAACAATTAAATTTAGTACGCAAATGTAATGAAGGAAAATATGCCTGCATTATTCATGTTGAAGTCATTAACTTAAAACAATAATAGCCATGTTGTATGGACATGAACATAAGTATTTAAGAATGTATTTTTTTGTGCCATTAGCAAGGTTTTTGTAAGTTTATGCAAGGAGTAAAGTTTCAGTTTCGATGGAGAACACTGAAACTCATTGAGATTGacacaaaaaatttcaaatttttttgtcaTTGGCAAGCCTTTGCAAACCACAAAACGTGTTGAGATTGTCACCTTGAAAACTGGAAAGAGTATTATTATTAAGAGATTGCTTCTTCCTCCTTTTTTGTTTgttattggaaaaaaaaagaaaaatttttgataaatatttttaattttttaaaaaatattatgcaatggcacatttttaaaataaaatgactttttcttGGTAAAGTGGGATATTTGCTTTTGTGTTTCTATTTACATCCTTTCGATATTATTTTCTATGATTTTACTAAATGTTTGTACTTTGTCTTTTAATTGACTGCCATTTATTATCTCCATCGGTCCATCCACATTTTTGTACTTGTCATTTTTCTCAAGTGTGTTTGCAAGAGGCTAATATATtggttatattttaaaaataataaccaATGAAACTCAGGGAAAAAAACTGGACAGAAATTTATCTGAACCAGTTAAGTTTTCGATGGCAGCTTTGAAGTAAAAGATTTCAGAGTATGTCATTGCTTTTAAGAGAGCTTGTAATAATTTAGTTGAAGTGTAATCATTGTTCAAAAATCACCTTTGGAGAAGGCTTTGACAACCCACTTTTGTCGTGAATGATTTTAGGTTTGAAATCAATTTTCAACTCTAAGAATGTGACCAACTAGCCAAATTATTTAAGGCTAACCTaacaaattaatttttaccataatattattttcattaaggaCTTCCCCAAAAGGGAAATATATAGTGTAGCCAACAAAGTTGTCATTGATTATATAATTGGAGATACAACTAATTGTTCCATGGTCATGTTGAGGGGCTGGTCAGTGTGCATTCCTCAGAATGTATTAGTTGGACTAGGGATGCGAAAGCTCAGGTTACTGATTGGGGTGATATTCAGGCTAATCTTGGAACTGTGGGGATAAGTGTAGAGGGAAATGGTCATCACAAGGCTAGGGGCAGTAGGGTTTGTTGCGGCCATTGCGGATACGTTACGTAACAGATAATAGTGACCACATACgtgaattcattttttgcattagcaGACTTCTTAAAAACATAGAGATTTACGTGTTTTGGTCCCAACATCCTGCATACTTTAAACGATTTTTTAGTGAATTTTAATCAATTTGAATGTAACATATACTACAAGTGTTGGATGCCATCTTGGTTGTTTTAGTTGCTGTTGATGAGAAGAAGCATGCATTTGCCACTTTTCACTACTTTATTGATTATAAGGAAATTCAAACTAAAAAAATCatagatataaaaaaaatgtaagatATAGTGCCATCTTTTGTACTCTTTAAATCATAGATATGGGATTTTtgttatccaaaaaataaaatatagaatgttTGTATGTTAAACAAGAACTAAATTGCATACAATGGAGCATATTTTTGTATCCAAACTAGGTGTAATAGAAACAGAAAAAAATACAGTTGAAAGAACTTAGTACACGAATGTATGCAATTTAATAAGAGAAAAAGTCGAGCTTATTTTACTGGTAGTTAAAAATATGCATACTAAATGTCaaggaaaataaacaaaaaatataattttttttaaaataaaaaatatcaactTAAAATTGAGTTTCTAAGCTTCAATATAAGGAAAAGAGAGGGGAAAATGCAAAAAAGGAACTAAAAACTTGTTTTAGTCATTCACAGCCAGTTTGGCATTCTACTGGCCTGTAACGTTCCATAACAGGACTGTAATGACTGGTTGTGAATCAATGTACCTCTGAGATATCGCCCCGTAATGGTCTTGGAAGCCACCAATAGTGTTACCACCAATAGTGTTACATAATATCTGTAACGGCTGTTATGCACCTACAATGGGATAAGGAGAAAAAATTTGGGGAGCTATGTTGGAGGATGAAAGTGATTGACTAGTGAGATTGCATTTGACGACAATTTGTGATTGGATAAATTTCAGGAATGCTATGGGTTTGTGTCTGAATAATCTGATGTTCCTGGGGATCTATCATATGTGCCACGCTCTGATGAAGGATTTGCAAGGTATTCCTCTTTTTGAGGAAGATGGATTGGGTAAAGAGCAGCAATGTTCTGATGGGATTTTGCCTATTCCTGTGGAGGAAATTCATGAAAATCATGTAGAAGCACAACAACATTTGGATAAAATGGGATTATGGATGCTTGTTTTTGAAGGAAATGAAAATTGTCTTCGATGGTGGCACAATGAAGGTGAAGAAAGACCAGTAGGAATTTGCAAACTTGCAATGTTTGGTGAATTGTGATGTTGAGGTTTAAAAAAGGGTTTTCTTAATTAGGTTCTGTTAgctcctttttccttttctttgttttttcccCTCTTATGGCTATTTGTCTCTCTTTTGAGGATATCTTGTACTCTTCAAGGTTGTAATTCTCTTTATTCTTCTTCCTTAAGATAATTCTTTTTCTATCATCTTTTTATTCAAATGGGGTCCTGAGTAAAAGTATTAATTCCACTTTCACTACTTTGGCTCCTAAGAAGAGTATTTTTATTAAGGTTGGTGTTTTTTTGACATATTACCTTAGTGAGTAACCTTGCGCAAGGTTATTGCTGAAGTGCTAGCAAATAGGTTGAGTGGAGTGTTAGGTGAGATCTTCAAGCTCAAAGTGCCTTTTGTGGGGGTTAGGGAAATTGCATTACATGCTATTTGGCTAGCTAATGAGGTAGTGGAGCATGTTTGTAGGAGGAATGACAAGGGGATTATTTTTAAACTGGATTTGAAAAAAGCTTATGATAGGGTTAGTTTGGAACTTTTTGGATAATCTTTGCAAGGAAGGGTTTTTGTCTTGGATGGGGGTTGCTTGTCTAATGCATTCTTTTTTCTTACTGTTAATGGTGAACCTAACTCATGATTTTGGTCGTTGGGTGTTAGACAAGGGGGGGATCTGTTATCTCCATTCTTGTTTTTGCTAGTTGTTGATGTCTTGAGTAGAATGGCAGAGAGGTCGATTGATAAGGGTTTTGTGGGAGGGTTTGTAGTGAGTCGAATGGGGGTAGTTGTGTCTCATCTTCATTTTGGGCATGCACCATGTTTTTCGTAAGTGATCCTTTATGTT
This region of Malania oleifera isolate guangnan ecotype guangnan chromosome 10, ASM2987363v1, whole genome shotgun sequence genomic DNA includes:
- the LOC131165282 gene encoding pentatricopeptide repeat-containing protein At2g26790, mitochondrial, which encodes MWVSSTRLVYCKKFIKHCQFIQFKRFSALAQRNPSSSDSSSDERTVCCVSKDDGGDHFSELDTVRIVEILYNLKMEPYLALSFFRQLKERGFWHNVGTYVAIIRILCYWGFERKLDSILMEVIGMREDQLGFKISDLLGALAEELEGEQSNLLVRAFSALIKAYVSVGMFDEAIDVLFQTKKRRFVPHILSCNFLINRLVECGKVDVAVAIYQQLRRLGLTPNEYTYAIVIKALCKKGSLEEAVNVFQEIEEAGVTPNAFAYSAYIDGLCSHQRSDLGYEVLQAWKGANVPIDTYAYCAVIRGFCNEMKLNAAEAVLLDMDKEGIAPDVYCYAALIRGYSKSGNLLQALALHSDMVSKGIRTNCVILSSILQCLCDMGMASEAVDQFKEFKDLGVFVDEVCYNIAVNALCKLGKVEEAAELLKDMKGKQMVPDIMHYTTLISGYCLQGKLVDALNIFSKMEEMGFKPDIVTYNVLAAGFCRNGLAQKAFDLLDHMETQGLTPNVVTHNMVIEGLCIGGKVKEAEKYLYNLEDKCLDNYSALINGYCEMYHTREAYELFVRLSKKGVLVRRNSYYRLFSNLCMDADNVRALMLLETLLVLGVVPSKNMYSKLIGALCQTGDMSKARSLFNSLIGRGQTPDVFTYTIMINGYCRANCLWDACDLFNDMKERGIKPDVVTYTVLLDGHTKLNLGRACFTLDGGVSKEATMHPSAFWDEMREAGIQPDVICYTVLIDRHCKMDGIQDAVTIFHEMINAGLEPDTVTYTALISGYCRKGDVDKAVTIFNEMSSKGIMPDTRTMLALHQGILKARKLKFRE